The DNA region ATCGAGCCGACTAGGCTCGCCATAGGTGATTTGCCATGGGCGTTGGCCCGGCGCGCCAGATGCGCCATCGCCGCTGCCGCTAGGGACGCAACCGCGGGCGCCGCGATCCACCAGGGAGTCGCCTCGGCTACCCTGCCTTCCCAGCCCGGCGCGACCACGAGGAGAAACAGGGCTCCAAAAAGGAGTGAAGCATAGAGCGTTGCATCTGCTCCAACCGCAAAGAGGTTGGCCCAACCCGTCACATTGCCATTCACTTCCGCATCAAGCGGCACGGCAACACCTCGGCCAATGTCGAGCGCACCGCCGTCTTTCGGCGCGCCAAGGGACCGCGCCCAGATGAAATACATCACCACGGTAGCGATCACCCCAACGGGAGCCAACCAATAGACCTTGAACAGCAGCGAAAGAAAGAAAACGCCGGTAGCAAGTGCGGTGTAGAGGGGGACAAAGCTACTGTTGGGGAGGATGATTACATGCTCTGGCTCGCCGCTCAGCATGTCAACGCCAAGCGTCTCCTGGCGGCCCTCTCGGGCAAAACCGAGATAGCCCTCCCCAGATGCCAATTCGCGGCCCAACTGCTCGGTATCGAGATCATCCGCCCGACCAGAAATGTGCGGAATGGAGGCGAAATTATAGGAAGGGGGCGGTAGCGGCGTTGCCCATTCCAGCGTTCGGGCGCCCCAGGGATTGATCCCTTCGCGTCGGCCGAAGCGGAACTGGAGGATGATGTCCACCAGCACCAGCGCGAAGCCGACGGTGGATAGGAACCCACCGATCGACGAAAGCAGGTTGAGCCAATCCCAGCCCCAGTTCGACGGATAGGTCGAGATGCGCCGTGGCATGCCCATGAGGCCCGTTAGGTGCATCAGGAAGAAGGTCAGATTGAACCCGATAAAGATCAGCCAGAAGGCGGGGACTGACAGCCGGTAGAGCGTCGTTCGTCCGGTAAAATGAGGCAACCAGTAGTAGAGGCCTGCCAGCATGGGGAAGACGAAACCGCCGACCAGCACATAGTGCAGATGCGCCACCACGAAGTGCGTGTCGTGAGCCTGGCTGTTGAACGGCACCATAGCGAGCATCACACCCGTCAGCCCGCCAATGACAAAAACAAAGAAGAAGCCGAGCACGTAGAGCATGGGCACGTCGAACTTCGGTCTGCCAAGCGAGAGAGTGCCGATCCAGACAAAGATCTGGATGGCTGTCGGCACTGCAACGAGAGCGCTGGCGGCCGAGAAGAATGCCAGGGCCATGTGCGGAATGCCCACGGTAAACATGTGGTGGACCCACAGGCCGAAGCTCAGAAACCCCATCGCAACAATCGCCGCGACGACCGCTCGGTAGGCGATCAACGGACGCTGCGCGAAAGTGGGGATGATGGTCGACAGCACGCCCGCTGCCGGCAGGAAGATGATGTACACCTCGGGGTGGCCGAATAGCCAGAACAGGTGCTGCCACAGCAGCGGATCGCCACCACGCTCCGGGTCAAAGAACGGCAGCTCAAAAGCGCGTTCCATTTCGAGGAGGATGGATCCGAGGATCAGCGGCGGGAAGCCGAAGATCATCATCCCGGAGGTGACAATCATGTACCAGGCGAAGATCG from Devosia sp. RR2S18 includes:
- the ctaD gene encoding cytochrome c oxidase subunit I, with translation MNREPMSPVALHKALAEIWDTPPGWGRLSSVNHNIVGKRFMIAALVFFSIGGTLAMLIRAQLATAESAFIGPDLYNQIFTMHGTVMMFLFAIPMFEGLAIYLLPKLLGARDLAFPRITAYGFWCYIFGGTILIAAMVLGYAPDAGWFMYTPLSSDVYSPGINSDVWLLGITFVEISAITAAIEIMVTVLKMRAPGMSIDRMPIFAWYMIVTSGMMIFGFPPLILGSILLEMERAFELPFFDPERGGDPLLWQHLFWLFGHPEVYIIFLPAAGVLSTIIPTFAQRPLIAYRAVVAAIVAMGFLSFGLWVHHMFTVGIPHMALAFFSAASALVAVPTAIQIFVWIGTLSLGRPKFDVPMLYVLGFFFVFVIGGLTGVMLAMVPFNSQAHDTHFVVAHLHYVLVGGFVFPMLAGLYYWLPHFTGRTTLYRLSVPAFWLIFIGFNLTFFLMHLTGLMGMPRRISTYPSNWGWDWLNLLSSIGGFLSTVGFALVLVDIILQFRFGRREGINPWGARTLEWATPLPPPSYNFASIPHISGRADDLDTEQLGRELASGEGYLGFAREGRQETLGVDMLSGEPEHVIILPNSSFVPLYTALATGVFFLSLLFKVYWLAPVGVIATVVMYFIWARSLGAPKDGGALDIGRGVAVPLDAEVNGNVTGWANLFAVGADATLYASLLFGALFLLVVAPGWEGRVAEATPWWIAAPAVASLAAAAMAHLARRANAHGKSPMASLVGSMVLHGLVILGLAYAMYVLPDPTSHANPALRFAILLYGVVHASVAGLLALQGILRCRGGYLSPRRATTLNLGVLWADFAAATLLVGVGFVYALAMLGGSA